One stretch of Syntrophobacterales bacterium DNA includes these proteins:
- a CDS encoding 4Fe-4S binding protein: protein MKTKRQIIEIDEAKCNGCGLCAAACAEGAIEIVGGKACIVQEAYCDGLGACIGECPEGALTIVERGVDAFDAEAAEARLRAGGKTEPPEEKTPPRGCPSARIQMLTVPPVSSTNPPSSALVHWPVQIRLVPPTAPFLKGASLLVASDCTPVAYPDFHKDFLKGRAVLIGCPKFDDMEANVSKLKDIFLTAEIKDITVLIMEAPCCSKLSMIVKEGLRRAGRKIPVEVAVVSARGQIIDRTALAV, encoded by the coding sequence ATGAAGACAAAGAGACAGATAATCGAGATTGATGAGGCAAAGTGTAACGGTTGCGGACTCTGCGCAGCGGCTTGCGCTGAGGGAGCAATCGAGATCGTGGGCGGCAAGGCGTGCATTGTTCAGGAGGCATACTGCGACGGCCTTGGAGCCTGCATAGGGGAATGCCCCGAAGGGGCGCTCACCATCGTTGAGAGAGGCGTCGATGCTTTTGACGCTGAAGCGGCAGAAGCGCGCCTTCGGGCTGGCGGGAAGACCGAACCGCCGGAAGAGAAGACGCCTCCTCGCGGCTGTCCGTCCGCCCGGATCCAGATGCTTACCGTCCCCCCGGTTAGCAGCACCAATCCGCCCTCGTCCGCCCTCGTCCATTGGCCCGTACAGATCCGTCTGGTGCCGCCCACGGCCCCTTTTCTGAAAGGAGCAAGCCTCCTCGTGGCGTCCGACTGTACCCCTGTGGCTTATCCTGATTTCCATAAAGATTTCCTGAAGGGCAGGGCGGTCCTCATCGGCTGCCCCAAGTTCGACGACATGGAGGCTAACGTGAGCAAGCTCAAGGACATTTTCTTAACCGCAGAGATAAAGGATATCACGGTTCTCATTATGGAGGCGCCGTGCTGCTCAAAGCTGTCCATGATCGTAAAAGAAGGATTGAGGCGCGCAGGAAGAAAAATCCCCGTCGAGGTTGCGGTAGTGAGCGCGAGAGGGCAGATTATCGACAGGACAGCCCTGGCGGTATAG
- a CDS encoding thioesterase family protein, which translates to MDRPRNDDDLFLCLNELFDEKIPFNKVLGLKVESLSRDGVTTSFEMKDYLLGHVSRGMLHGGVISSVIDVTGGLSAFMGIEERMMDENIEAKLARFGKVNTLDLRVDYLRPGRGKRFVAKAHALRTGKKVAVTRIELRNEMDDLIAVGTGSYIVA; encoded by the coding sequence GATGACGACTTGTTTTTGTGTCTCAATGAGCTATTTGACGAAAAGATTCCGTTCAATAAAGTGTTAGGCCTTAAAGTGGAATCGCTGAGCCGTGACGGCGTCACGACCTCGTTCGAGATGAAGGACTATCTCCTCGGTCACGTTTCCCGCGGGATGCTCCACGGTGGCGTCATTTCGTCCGTCATCGACGTCACCGGCGGTTTGTCTGCTTTCATGGGTATTGAGGAAAGAATGATGGATGAGAATATCGAAGCGAAGCTTGCAAGGTTCGGCAAGGTAAACACCCTTGACCTGCGGGTCGATTATTTGCGCCCCGGCCGCGGCAAGCGGTTCGTCGCAAAGGCCCATGCGCTGAGGACAGGAAAAAAGGTCGCTGTCACTAGGATTGAACTCAGGAACGAGATGGATGATCTCATCGCCGTCGGCACCGGATCATATATCGTGGCGTAA